The genomic interval AATACATTCACATAGTCTTTTAACCTTGAAAGTTAAGCTCTGATGGAACCCTCAATCTCCCTCAGTGGTGCGCATTTGACCTTGTATGCCATCTGCCTTGAAACTTTTGCTTTAATCTCAGATGACATGGGTTTCTTAAGTGAGTTTGTAACATTATCAAATGAAAAATGGTAAGTGTTTCAAACATTACAGACTATTACAATGATTAAAAGACAATAAATTACCTGGTTTCTAATCCGGGTTGAGGACAATTCGATCCTTGAACTTCCTCACCAAAGCTTTTAGCCTCACTATACTATTGTTAAATTTCCTAATGCATTTATGTTTAGGAATCCATGTCTTGATATTTAGTGTATTCTCATGTTGCATTTTGGAAGCAGCTATTAGAAAAGGACAACCATCATACTTTCATACAACCTTCAATCTAATTTTATCATTCTTCGCATAGCTATACTCCCAACCTCCTTGTATAGGCATCTCCCTAAGAGCATCGCTCAATACTTGAATATTAGCAAACAtcatatccaacttgaaaCTTGGCTTAACCATGTCAGTTTTAGGGTTGAAGTACAACCCTACTTCTTCCATCTCTCCATTAGAGTTGATAATATAGTCAGGtggttcttcatatatatccTCCTCCAAAGATGTCCTCATTGTCTTCAAATTCTGCCTCTTCATGCTGATAATTTTCTATTGCACCGATATTACTCTCCACAAGTAATTCTTTGCGTTGCGTTTCAACTTGCTCAATTTCATTAACAAgccaatcatcatcatcatcctctgGTAGGGGAACATAATCAGAATCCACATCTTCTGAACCCTCGTCTATATAAcccttttcattttcataaccCTCTTCTTCTTGCAGCCCACCACCATCAAACTGTAGATAATCTAATTCATCAATCTCACTTTCATTCTCTATCCCACTAGTTGGCCCTTTAACACCACTAGATGACCCTCTAACAAAACTTACAATTGAAAAATCAGGTTGTTTGGCCTTCTTACCTAGCATGTGTACCTCAAAAAGCTTATGTTCCCTTTTTCCCTATTATCCTTCCCTATAGCTATACTACATGGTGTAGGCAAACTGTCTTCAGGCTCTCTTATAACTACTCCTTTGGTAGGTCTAGCCACCTCTTCTACCATAATGAAAGGATCTGCAAAGACAAATGAAAGGATCATAGACAAATCAATTTGATTGTACACCTAGCTAGATGCACTTCATTTACCATATGAACTACTAAATGTCTGAAGTAATATTCAAAATTACATGTAAATATAGGAATATAGTTGTTTATAAAAgacatatatatgcaatatctTTTAAAAAACTGAACAATGTTTAAAAGGCCTCTTTGCATATGAATTATTTAGTCTGCTAGATTACTAGCTCtatattgtttttgttcaGTATCCATCTGTTTCTTTATTGTTCTCCATCACATTCTTTATGACGTTTCCAATGTAACTGTTAGAAGGATTTAAAAAGACAAGTAGGTTCAGTATACCTAAATGCATCTAAACTGATTATGTGGTAAAATTAACAACAAACATGATCACTACACATATAGAGATCATATTGTGACTAAACAAATCTACTTAATATCATATTGAAAGGCCAAAATAGAGATGCATTTGCTTCACACCATAAAAGAGATACAagccaaaattgaaaagacCAAAATAGAAATGCCTGCAACATTTTCACAGATCTTACTCATTCACATGTGGGACTAAAAAATGTATTCTTTTCCTGGACAACAAAGCATTACTAATCGAAACAACCAATTCTATTTAAAATCAATACCAACTTTTATTACAACTTAAGCAATATTAAAATCAATTCATCAATAGAGCATCACAGTAGCTTCAACAAATATATTAATTTGAGATAAACCCACACCAGCTTCAATCTTCAATACCATATAGACTAAGCGTAGTTAGTTGATAAACCCAAAAACCCGATATCTTAAAACCCCCAAAGCAGTGAAACCCAGAAACCCAATATCTTGAAAATCCCCAAATTAGTTGAATCTTTAAATCTAGAATCATTGAAAGTAACGTATTCATAGAAACGAAGGGAATTCGAAACTCACCttggtggggggggggggggtgggtTATATTATTTTGGACTATGAGAGCAACGTTCATGTCGTAAACCACCATTGTTTGGAACCCAAACCTCGACAGTTTCAAGCGTCGCAAGATTTCAGCGGTGTTGGATTAAGGCTTCAGATCACGGTGTTTTAAgagaaaatgaatttgaattttagggATTTTGGGAGAGGAGGCGCTGCTAAGACTGATGATATATGATAATTGAGAACATAGGCAATACGGTCAGTTAGCATAATTTTTAGGTGACTTGGCCCTAACATGGCAATCCTAATGGACACATCAACAATTTAACCGAGGAAATtgacgaaatgactatttgGGATGAAAATCATGATTTTAGGAATTATTTAGATCAAAATGGAAAGATTGGGACTAAACATATCACAAAGTTAAACCACATGGACTAAACAGATTTCAGCCCGTATTTATATTAAACCCCAGAAATATATCAATTAATTAAGGCTAGCTAATACTCGTACATGCCTTTGCTTTTGGGGACAAAGATAATTACAATTTGACAGAAggaaaagagtttttttttaataagagCTGGTGTAGCTGTCTTCAATACTTCATctgtaaaagtaaaaatgaAAGTGAGTGAAAGTGTTGAATGAAATATCGATTACACTAATTAAGCATCTAGAATAAAAATCTATATTTTGGTTCTCATGATCGACACTCCATCACCGCCGCTCCGCCATCTCCCGAACCCCCAAATTAATTCTTGCTAAACCCCCACTCAGAAAAAGGTTAATCACAGGTAAACaaaatatacacaaaaatACTATAAAcagttaaaaaaattaaaacaaagttTCAAGCTAGATATAATTGAGCACTCTGAGACGTACAACTGATAGACAAATTTTCCGCTGTCCGCACCAACTTTGAAGAGAATACATCTCCGACAACCTCAATCTCTATGTCGCTTCTCCTCATCCAATTATGGAAATTCCTTTTGAAATCATACACGCCTTAGTGATATCGTGCGAAAAATGGACAATTCTGATCATAAACGTCATGCATGGATCAAAAATTCTAGCCAGAAGTTGCATGTACGTCCTGCAGTTGCAATATATTCTACCTCATTTCTACTAGTACACAATGCTTTGACAAATCACAACCCATGAAGTTAATTAATGTGTTTATTATGAGCAGCCATTCTTAGACCAAAGAGAACTCAAACTCGCAGTGGCAATTGGTGTCAACTTCACAAAGGGAAAAATAAGACGACATCGATGGATAGCGTCACAGATTTAACTACACATAGATCGAATACAGTACAAATTAGCTGAAATTCGTTTGaacaaataatttttatctttttttttggagaaaataatatatcaATTAGTGTTTCTCTATCGTTGATAAAACAATTTGATCTTCGGTCCTGAAATTATTGTCATGTTATGATCTATATAAACGCTgttaaatttgtatatgtgatgcgtaaattaattaattttacaaATCATTCATCTCGTTTAACTATTTTGTAACATTTATATACGAGGGCATACATAACAGCTAGTTCAAATCCTCCATTTTACTTGTTTAAGTACGCATCTGATCGATGACAATAGCTAGCTAGACTagtatatactgtatatataattGGCATACGAGCATCAGATACGTTGACTATGAATCATGAGATGGAGAGATTAATCAATCAATAACTAAGTAATAAGTAAACGAAATTAACAATTCCAAATTGGAGTACAATTAAGCTAGTCGATCGTGTGAACAATACATATAGTCCGCAAGTTGGGATCTAGCAATCCAGTTCATGTCTCCAAATCAACCAAATATTTTACTACAATCTTTTTGGGTTGTGTATATTTCACTATAAATGTTCATAAATTAGGTTGAACCTTTAAAGTTTTAGAGGAATGAAAACGTTCCACGTATTAAATTAGGGCATGTGATTGTGAATTGTTGAATGCAACACACCGTGAGGCTAGGCTATGATTAATTAAATCTTACACAGTTGCACTCATTCTTTGCAAATCCCAAGTAATGGACACTGTACAGTGCATCCATGCATTGCATGCATACCGACATTTGCTGCTTGTTGACATTCTAACTCTTCAAATAATGAAGATTGTATTTTCATGTATAGAGACGATCGAGTCATACATATCTAAGCTAATTCTCTTTTCTTGTTTATTTTAAGCTCCATATTAGGGCTATAAACGGTTCCAAAAAAGCTAAAAATAGGTGGAACCGTAAACCGAACCGTGTTatttaaacggttcggttcttATATTTTTCAGAATAGGAACCGTTTGATTTGGTTCCTAACGGTTCCATGACGGTTCCGGTCCCAAAACGGTTCCAAAAAAACATTGTCTTAAATTCAAGACTGATGTTAGTTTGAGCATATCATACTTATATCTGGTGACAAGAAATTGAGGAATATTGATAATTCGAGACAACATAATTCCAAACCAGGACATAGTCTCTGTCCTCCACCAAATAGAGTATAACTAGTATTTTAGTTTAAAGCAATTTCTCCATTTTGCAAACGGTTCTGGTCCCAAAACGGTTCCAAACGGTTCCTATGcattttagattttagaaccaaaccgaaccgaactgttttaaaaacggttcggttctacTATAtaacctcttttttttttctaggaaccgaactgaactgctgttaaacggttcggttccaaCAATTCATTCAGGAACCAGAACCGATTAATAGCCCTACTCCATATGCAAGAACTTAGATTCTCCAACTTCAATATTAGGTGTACTTATTATTTGATTCTTCTCAGTTTAGACTACGTACCCTTTTCTCAAGCTTAGTCGATCATTGGCCTCTTTAATTTGCTAAACTTTGCCAATCGATctgtaaattaattaatttgttgCTTTCATTGAACTGCTGGATGCTGTCGACCCTCACTCTCTTGATTTACAATCAGTGAAGCATTTATTCCTCAAACTCATTGCTGCAAATGCAAGTTCTCTGATCCCCATGACCATATAACTAGCTCAATTATGTTACTGTAATTTGCCAAAGGCCCTAATTCTCATTTGGGAACCTTATTACAACACAGAAACTTTGACGGCCAAGAAGATTTGACTTGTCAACAACAATCACTCTCACGATGACTCCCAATAAGGAAGTGCCACATGAACCCATCGAGCCACGATTAATCCGCCTATTAAAAAGCACCCCATAACATGAAAACAACCCAAAACCTAGCTCTCTGGCCACCTCTCTCGTCCTTCACACTCTTCCTTAGACCTAACGCTTCCCCAACCGCCCACGTTCGAATCCAACCCCACACGAACACATGCTCCTGCTCTTACTCCCACACTCGAtcacccctttatatagatCCCCAGAACTCTCATTTCCTCACAAACCCAAACCCTCTCAGCAAAAATGTTCACAGCTCCAGTTCTCGAACAGATGCTTCACTATCAGTCCGGACCACTGATCATGAACCAAAAGCCGTCGTGGAAGCCCCACGTTGAGGTCGCTCCCAACTGCCCCCGGTGCGCGTCTTCCAACACCAAGTTCTGCTACTACAACAACTACAGCCTCTCACAGCCTCGCTACTTCTGCAAAGGCTGCCGGAGATACTGGACCAAAGGCGGGTCCTTGAGGAACGTTCCCGTCGGGGGTGGTTGTAGAAAGACCCGACGGGGAAGGTCGGTCAGGCTCTCACAGAGTGACCGGATGACTTTCTATCCTCACAACAGCTCGAGTAGTAGTGGTGATGATCTTTCTGAGCAGCACTCCAAGGAAGGAGCCAACGGATCGGATATCGACATGGCTGCTGTATTTGCTACGTTCTTGAACCAAAACTCTGGCAACGAACACGTTCCCAATTTTGGTGGATCAGATTCGATTCCTGATGATCATGAGGCAAATGCTCTATCTGATCACTCCCAAATTTCTTCGTACCCCACAGAAGATCTTCATGAATCAGTTGAGCTACTTCAGGGACTCGTACTTCCTGATATCGATCATCAACAGTTACATGAAGAGAATAGTATTCAGAACATTATGGGAAATCAATACCACCATGATTTGAGTATTCAAGAATTTGGGTTGCAGGATCTGCTAGGCGATGAGGATGTGTTTTGGTCTGATACAACAGCAAGTCTGACAAGTAGTACTACTAGTTTCACGTGGCAAGAGTTAGATAATTCATTCCCATccgatgatgatgatcatatgAAGATGTTGACCACCACAACGAATCTATGTAGTGATAACTGGAGCTCCTTTGATTTTTCAGGCTTGGAAGTTTTCTCAAGATCTTAAACAATTAGTTAATTAGATGCAAATTACAAGCATTTAATTAATTGGTTATTGATCCCTttcatttttacaattttgtaCGTCTTCTACATATACACAGCTAGGAGCTTAGAACTGGTGCAAAGTACCATGGAGAAATAATATCCTGGAATATATACATGCGAATATTATAGACAATATATAAACCCTTATCAATATTTGCTGGGTTCACACTGACTTTAcaaagaatatatatacatacaaagTTTCTTCTAGAAACCTATCTAGGATTAATTCCCATTTGTTCATGCAATTTCCTCCAAAAACTTATgttatattgcatatataccTTTGACTAACCATATAACAATATTTGTGTGTATTTGTTTTCTGGAATTGCGTATGACTGTTAAACTATCCTCTTTGCATTGTTTGCTGTTTGCATCATGCATCTTCATTGGTTTATACTGCGCGCAGCTAGCTATAACCGATATAGTGGTCCTTACTAAGTCACTATATAACTAGCCAAAATAGACTGATGAAATCGCACACCAATAATAATGGTCATTGATCAATCGAAATGGTTCTAATCCCATGAGATGCATGCAAACCTTAATTCCTTAAACACATGTATCCATCAACTCCTCCGGTTACCCGTCTGCGCATTTTCTATGGGAACTAATCCTAAGCGGACTATATAGCTTAGGCCCAATAATGGCATaagtctctctctttcttaaaaaaaacaaattaggcTTCCCGCTTAATGAAGAAAGTATGCATAGTACAGAAGTTGACTTTATGATTCACAAGGAAACCTCTAGGGATCATCAATTCTTATAAAGCAAAGACGTTCCAGTTATCGCAATTAACCAAGCAGTATTGTCTACCCCAATATTATAGATGGACCACTAAACTATTAATTGTCATCTACATCATCATGTAGTAATTTCTCATTCAATACCATGGTTTGTATTTCCTGTATGCATTTGATTCTCGTATGTTAATGCATGTTTGTGTCATACTTACAATTTTCACTAGAGAAAACATTTACATATATCATCATGTAGTAATTTCTCGTTCAATACATTGGTTTGTGTTTCTTGTATGGATATGATTCCCGTATATACTGGAGCATTATACTTACAATTATCTAGAGCATGCAACTAAATCTTTTTGTTTGAATAAAATTTACGTTTGTtctcaataaaaataaataattaaattgtaacaaaaaataattattattaaatagCCAATTACATTGTGATTGTATGAGCAGTCCGCCAGTTTCTAGTGTCTTTTATTCAAATGTTAACAAATATAAAACCAATAACCATAGAAGAGAAACGTGTCATTATCTTTTGGCCCATGATTTAGATATCAATAACACAAAGGACTACTATTATGCAAGTAGTCTATACAAATCATTCATCAACCGTGTagagatatatatagttatatacttCGATTTAGTTCACCGCCTGCCAAAAAACTTGTCTAGTAACGAAGATAATCCTTCGTGCTGTTCTTCCTCGTAAGATTTCAGTAATGCtgctgtaataacccgatttttcgggacgAGTCATTATACTTTTCCTAAGTTATAAGTTTTCGAACATTTTAAAGTGTGTTCGTTTCTTTTATAAACGTCGGAAATCGACAACGAAAACGTAATctgaacgtttaattcgaaaaacgttacgtttccgaaagtatttatcgacttttatttccgtcgctcggttgcgaaaactttcttcacgaaagttgtaaagctcgtcgatacgagttcgggaGTATATGAcatgttcgaatcggacgtcggaggtaaaagttattaacgtcggaagttagtttccgatttttgaaacgagtataaatagaaacttttcagattagggtttccattattggaaacccttctctctctccttctccccgccgctctctccctttctctcttctctcttctctcttctctcttccccCTTCCCTCTCTCGGCTTccttcctctccctctcgaccccgagcactctccctctctcggttctctccttctctttctccttctccCCGAGTCTCACCCTCTCGCCGATTCTCTCCTCCCATCTCTCTCTCGACCCGAgctccctccttctctctctcccttccgACAGACCTCTCCCCGATCTTCGCCACACACGGCCTCACCTCCGCTCGCATCGACCACGCCGGTCTCCCTAACATCACCAACGAAGAAATCAAAGCCTCCACGGTTTTAACTAGGTATGAATTGATGGatttgatgtttgtgtgtgttGTTTGATGATTTGGGAGTGATTGGGAGATTAGGGATTCAAATTGGAGATATTGGGGGAGAAATCGGCAGTGAAGGAGGgtgggagataccgccgcctagaggcggcgcgtgaggagaCTAGGGGTGGCCTAGGGGTAGGCGGAGGCCGTAGGAagatagaggaggaggagggggagggtTTAGGCAGggcggtggcatcacacgcgccttggttggcgtcggcgcgtgggccccacgcgcggcccgccggaggtggcacgtgtgcctcacgcgccgccacgtgcggcggtgggaacagttttgacaggtcagcccatctggttgacccaaagaaatatgaaacaaaacgctcatgaggaaattaagtaacccttctggttacccaattaatttttttaattggaGCTAGCATTCTTTATTCTTTCTTACACTCAATCCCCCACCAACAGCTACACATACACCCACTCACACTCAGGGGGGTGTATTCAACTCTGATTTCaattgattttgattgatttattATAATCAACGGATTCTGAAAATCCATAGATTATTTCAACTCCACATAGATTCAGGcagatttcattgtattgtaTTGACCAGATTTGTCTTGATTTGCTTGGATTTCACAAGTGCATGtatgatttttatattattattaaataataaaatatagaacATGGAGAATTAATAAGTTGGTTATCTTTTTTAACAAATTACAAAATCATAATGTATTTTACaaagtaataaaaatataaaaacaactaaatatacTCATCTATTCCGACCTCATTGTCATCATAGTCTTCATGATCCCTTTTATTCGCATTGtcctcattattttcattcgCATTGCCTTCAATATCATTGTTATCTTCTTGACTTTCATTATCACCATTCCGTGGTCTATTTTCCCAGATAGCTTCAGCAATAGTTTCCAAGCATTAGCCTCTGCTCTTTGTTGTAGTTGACTTTGAGAAAGTAGTTCAAGATTCTCGTCTTCCATACCaagttcttcatcattttctgTTTCAGGAGAAAATTCATCGGAACGACATTCTTTATTGCAACTATTAGTACAATTATAAAAACGACCATCATTTCatttttgcctacaacaattatactaaatcacaagaaaaacccataaaattgatttgagcaattaaaataaaacacatgattaaaataagaacataaaattttTCGATCTtattgtgagagagagagagagagagagagagagagaatacatcaaaatctcatgtctagatgcttgatttctaacaagcatgatatagtgtaaaaatacttcaaaatccaacaaaatcaactaataaatgaaatcattcaaaatcaatcgATTTTTGAATACCACCAGAATTCATAGgagtttttgaaatcttaattgaataccttgagatttcaatggattgtttaaaatcttaattgaataccacaagatttcaaaagattattcaaatacaagaaaatccTATAGAATCCTAGTTGAATACACCCCCCTCAATCTCCTCCCACTCCAACCTCTCTAATTTCACACTGACCACCaattttgttcttttcttcgtctttttctctctttgtcttcttccttttttattttcataaaattaaatctctaaccctaaaaactaaaacataattCTTAAATAGAGTGATAGATCGCACTTGGGATTGAGCTCACTCCATCATTCCACCAAGAAGTTATGCGCGGCCTCCACTCCTCTAGCGAGCACTGGATGTCATGATCGAATTGGTGATTTTCCCATTTGGGATTTCTGGCTTTCTGCGTTTGTTTTCCCTCCACCCTCGGTTACATATGCTTGAATGTATTTTGATGCATATAATGTAAAACAATCAGTTCAAAAGTGTGAATCATAGAGTATTTTATGTACATTGGTTGAATCCCATATTTTGTGTAcattatcaattttttttcaaaagatTATTCAATCTCCTCCCACTCCAACCTCTCTAATTTCACTCGGACCACCaattttgttcttttcttcgtctttttctctctttgtcttcttccttttttattttcataaaattaaatctctaaccctaaaaactaaaacataattCTTAAATAGAGTGATAGATCGCACTTGGGATTGAGCTCACTCCATCATTCCACCAAGAAGTTATGCGCGGCCTCCACTCCTCTAGCGAGCACTGGATGTCATGATCGAATTGGTGATTTTCCCATTTGGGATTTCTGGCTTTCTGCGTTTGCTTTCCCTCCACCCTCGGTTACATATGCTTGAATGTATTTTGATGCATATAATTTAAAACAATCAGTTCAAAAGTGTGAATCATAGAGTATTTTATGTACATTGGTTGAATCCCATATTTTGTGTAcattatcaattttttttccttcggCCAAATCTCAAACCCTCCTTAAATTACAATTCTAGATCAAACATCCCTTAAGTACCCGTCCAGGATTCGCCACTGATCAACAAAGCTATcattaagaaagaaaattttatttctcattctaAAAGTAGTATTTGGATATTGTTGCATCCTCTAATATACAGCTTTACGCAATATATATCTTTGTTTATCAACATTGTGGCCTAAGAAGCTAGCTGCGTTTTCAATGCTTACCTTCTACTGCCATGGGATAGAGATCGAAGAAGGTACTTGCTGACTTCAAAATTTTCTGCAGagatgtatatatgtaataaatGAGGTTAATCAATTCTTCAATGAATCAAGCAGTGGTGGATCCTGGATGGTTACTTAGAGGATGTTTAAAGTTTTAaaccgaagaagaagaagaagaagaagaaaatagtgaGAATCTCGACGGTGTGAGaatattttattaattgaaacaaaaatggATACACCTAGTCAAGAGGAACGTATGTAATGAGTCTAACCCCTCAAAtacatataataaaaaaagttaAACTAACAAATTTAACTTTATGAGTCGATAGTTTTTAAAAAAACATGTACATTTCCAATTAATAGTTTAAATTTAACTAAACTTACTAAGAGTTGTTTCTTCTCTGTTAATTCCTTCGACTCTTCTAATCTTCCctcaataataaaaatcaacaGAAGTACATACCCTAACGGATTAAAATCCCCA from Argentina anserina chromosome 2, drPotAnse1.1, whole genome shotgun sequence carries:
- the LOC126783741 gene encoding dof zinc finger protein DOF1.2 codes for the protein MFTAPVLEQMLHYQSGPLIMNQKPSWKPHVEVAPNCPRCASSNTKFCYYNNYSLSQPRYFCKGCRRYWTKGGSLRNVPVGGGCRKTRRGRSVRLSQSDRMTFYPHNSSSSSGDDLSEQHSKEGANGSDIDMAAVFATFLNQNSGNEHVPNFGGSDSIPDDHEANALSDHSQISSYPTEDLHESVELLQGLVLPDIDHQQLHEENSIQNIMGNQYHHDLSIQEFGLQDLLGDEDVFWSDTTASLTSSTTSFTWQELDNSFPSDDDDHMKMLTTTTNLCSDNWSSFDFSGLEVFSRS